One window from the genome of Ananas comosus cultivar F153 linkage group 13, ASM154086v1, whole genome shotgun sequence encodes:
- the LOC109719259 gene encoding uncharacterized protein LOC109719259 isoform X2, which produces MVYLSPNRDEYYMVFPFGSVPLKTYLPDGDIDLTAVGVPNSEDSLANSVRSVLEFEEQNKDAEFEVKDVQYIHAEVKLVKCLVQNIVVDISFNQIGGLCTLCFLEEVDQLIGKDHLFKRSIMLIKAWCYYESRILGAHHGLISTYALETLVLYIFHLFHKSLDGPLVVLYRFLDYYSKFDWEKYCVTLNGPVALSSLPELVAEPPETQESDLLLTDEFLRNCVKKYSVSSEGYEINSRIFPQKHLNIVDPLKQSNNLGRSVSKGNFFRIRSAFVFGARKLANILELPAERINIEVNTFFKNTLERHGSGERPDVQGALPFRPNITSINHSWIGFNSSDFNGDRGFRDKSVLTSPTSDSHEVLYEQLNNLSISSLGKDLSIEPTKFEPNGIVEGIVVSGNCLAGDARDFTTKGASNSRIGDETSRASPSTGETVMSPSGIPSPSGMAYCTPHLFFNPKYSTKNELLSYEIESPRSFSSSIGSFDGPTTSSRNTCLSEESYPLDLIVRKEGEGSESPKFNNLSDLSGDYDLHFTNLLYAQRSQDYVVGPAVFVPYHRPAHVPFQNKHSWNGLHRRNMYPPAAPNGMIPGVPYPPGYYYVNHPILSSAYGTEDLPKPRGTGTYFPNTNSRSYKERLSPGRGKNSLASNHQLKSRYNGRADMHIDTISSEEAGPELPPIQAQVPARNGHGRPTFQEIPHSSRHSPRGVLHGNGVVHPQESKLEFGSFGPVQVGVALPEHGNRPDSVHPHTQASGPASPMQRVGINSNRERSAQPYQLKDDGDFPPLSG; this is translated from the exons ATGGTTTATTTATCACCAAATAGAGATGAATATTATATG gttTTTCCATTTGGATCAGTACCGTTGAAGACGTATCTTCCTGATGGAGATATTGACCTTACTGCAGTTGGTGTCCCAAATTCAGAAGATAGCTTGGCGAACAGTGTACGTTCTGTTCTCGAATTTGAAGAACAGAACAAAGACGCCGAGTTTGAAGTGAAGGATGTGCAATACATTCATGCTGAG GTCAAGCTTGTTAAATGTCTTGTCCAAAATATTGTTGTCGATATCTCATTCAATCAGATTGGTGGACTCTGCACACTTTGCTTTCTTGAGGAG GTTGATCAActaattgggaaggaccatctTTTCAAGAGAAGCATAATGTTGATAAAAGCTTGGTGTTATTATGAAAGCCGCATTCTTGGTGCTCATCATGGTTTAATTTCGACATATGCATTAGAGACTCTGGTGTTGTATATCTTCCATCTCTTCCATAAATCTTTGGATGGCCCTTTGGTG GTCCTTTATAGGTTTTTGGACTATTATAGCAAATTCGACTGGGAGAAGTATTGTGTCACTTTGAATGGTCCTGTAGCCCTTTCTTCTCTACCTGAACTAGTTG CTGAGCCGCCCGAAACTCAGGAGAGTGATTTACTCCTCACCGATGAGTTTCTCAGGAACTGTGTGAAGAAGTACTCTGTCTCCTCTGAGGGATATGAGATTAATTCTCGGATATTTCCCCAGAAGCATCTTAACATAGTTGATCCACTGAAACAGAGTAATAATCTGGGTCGCAGTGTCAGCAAAG GTAACTTCTTCCGTATACGTAGCGCATTTGTATTTGGTGCTCGAAAGCTTGCGAACATACTTGAATTACCTGCTGAGAGAATCAACATTGAAGTCAATACGTTCTTTAAAAACACATTGGAGAGGCATGGAAGTGGAGAAAGACCAGATGTACAAGGTGCCCTTCCGTTTCGTCCGAACATTACATCAATCAATCACAGCTGGATAGGCTTTAATTCATCAGATTTCAACGGCGACAGGGGCTTTCGAGATAAATCGGTTTTAACTTCCCCAACCAGTGATTCCCATGAAGTGCTTTATGAGCAGCTGAATAACTTAAGCATCTCAAGTTTGGGGAAGGACCTCTCCATTGAACCTACAAAATTTGAACCAAATGGTATAGTGGAAGGAATTGTCGTTTCAGGCAATTGTTTGGCGGGTGATGCCAGAGATTTCACAACCAAGGGAGCTTCTAATTCAAGAATTGGTGATGAAACTTCTAGGGCTTCGCCTTCAACTGGTGAAACAGTGATGTCACCATCTGGAATACCGTCACCATCTGGAATGGCTTATTGCACACCCCATCTCTTTTTCAATCCGAAGTATAGTACAAAGAATGAACTGCTTAGCTATGAGATTGAATCGCCGAGAAGTTTTAGTTCTTCAATAGGCTCATTTGATGGGCCCACAACATCAAGTCGGAATACTTGTTTATCAGAAGAATCATACCCCTTAGACTTGATAGTGagaaaagagggagagggaagtGAAAGCCCTAAGTTCAACAATTTGTCGGATCTCAGTGGAGATTATGACCTCCATTTTACAAATCTTTTGTATGCTCAGAGGAGCCAAGATTATGTGGTGGGCCCGGCGGTCTTTGTTCCATATCATCGACCGGCCCATGTGCCATTCCAGAACAAGCACTCGTGGAATGGGCTACATCGGCGGAATATGTATCCACCTGCTGCACCAAATGGAATGATTCCTGGGGTGCCATATCCACCTGGCTATTATTATGTGAATCACCCTATACTATCCAGTGCTTATGGCACTGAAGATCTTCCTAAGCCAAGGGGAACAGGCACATACTTTCCGAACACG AATTCCCGGTCATATAAGGAGAGACTGTCCCCTGGAAGAGGAAAGAACTCGTTGGCTTCAAATCATCAGCTAAAATCGCGGTACAATGGCCGAGCGGACATGCATATAGACACCATCTCTTCGGAAGAAGCGGGTCCCGAGCTTCCACCAATACAAGCTCAAGTTCCAGCCAGAAATGGCCATGGAAGACCTACTTTTCAAGAGATACCACACTCTTCTCGCCATAGCCCGAGGGGTGTCTTGCATGGAAATGGTGTTGTGCATCCACAAGAGAGCAAACTTGAGTTCGGGTCCTTTGGTCCTGTTCAAGTTGGAGTTGCCTTGCCAGAACACGGCAATCGACCAGACTCTGTACACCCTCACACTCAGGCCTCTGGCCCTGCGAGCCCTATGCAAAGAGTTGGAATAAACTCCAATCGTGAAAG GTCAGCGCAGCCGTATCAGCTCAAAGACGACGGTGACTTCCCTCCTTTATCGGGGTGA